The following proteins come from a genomic window of Streptomyces liliiviolaceus:
- a CDS encoding class E sortase — MSVRIVVRTFSELCITVGTVIVLFVVYVLFWTGVKADTAMDDQIEQLQEQWAKSSAAAEPGGSTTTESPDKAPEKPAAYQDGRPFAVMYIPRLGFTWNKPVLEGTKTKTLKKGLGHYANTAQLGQRGNFAVAGHRRTYGDPFKDFPRLRPGDPVVLTDGTSWFTYRIDTKPYRTLPSDTAVIDPVPRKSGYTREGRYLTLTTCDPEWGHSHRLIVWAHLDETQPVEAGKPEALRR; from the coding sequence GTGTCGGTGCGAATCGTCGTCAGGACGTTCAGCGAGCTGTGCATCACGGTCGGCACGGTGATCGTGCTCTTCGTGGTCTACGTGCTGTTCTGGACGGGTGTGAAGGCCGACACCGCGATGGACGACCAGATCGAGCAGCTGCAGGAACAGTGGGCGAAAAGCTCCGCAGCGGCCGAGCCCGGCGGATCGACCACTACGGAGAGCCCGGACAAGGCTCCGGAGAAGCCCGCCGCGTACCAGGACGGGCGGCCGTTCGCCGTCATGTACATCCCCAGGCTTGGTTTCACGTGGAACAAGCCCGTGCTCGAAGGCACGAAGACGAAGACGCTCAAGAAGGGCCTGGGCCACTACGCGAACACCGCGCAGCTCGGGCAGCGGGGCAATTTCGCCGTCGCCGGCCACCGCCGGACGTACGGGGACCCGTTCAAGGACTTCCCCCGGCTGCGCCCCGGGGACCCGGTGGTGCTGACCGACGGCACGTCCTGGTTCACGTACCGCATCGACACCAAGCCCTATCGGACGCTGCCGAGTGACACAGCAGTCATCGACCCCGTCCCGAGGAAGTCCGGGTACACGCGAGAGGGCCGTTATCTGACGCTGACCACGTGCGACCCCGAATGGGGCCACAGCCACCGGTTGATCGTCTGGGCACACCTTGACGAAACCCAGCCCGTGGAGGCTGGGAAACCGGAGGCTCTGCGCCGTTAG
- a CDS encoding aminodeoxychorismate/anthranilate synthase component II: protein MTARILVVDNYDSFVYNLVQYLYQLGAECEVLRNDEVAMAHAQDGFDGVLLSPGPGTPEEAGVCVDMVRHCAATGVPVFGVCLGMQSMQVAYGGVVDRAPELLHGKTSLVEHAGRGVFAGLPSPFTATRYHSLAAEPGTVPADLEVTARTHDGIIMGLRHRELPVEGVQFHPESVLTEHGHRMLANWLAECGDQGAVARSAGLAPVVGRVTA, encoded by the coding sequence GTGACCGCGCGGATCCTCGTCGTCGACAACTACGACAGCTTCGTCTACAACCTGGTCCAGTACCTCTACCAGCTCGGCGCCGAGTGCGAGGTGCTGCGCAACGACGAGGTGGCGATGGCGCACGCGCAGGACGGGTTCGACGGCGTGCTGCTGTCGCCCGGACCGGGCACGCCCGAGGAGGCCGGGGTCTGCGTCGACATGGTCCGGCACTGCGCCGCGACCGGGGTCCCCGTCTTCGGGGTCTGCCTCGGGATGCAGTCGATGCAGGTGGCGTACGGCGGGGTGGTGGACCGCGCCCCCGAGCTGCTGCACGGCAAGACCTCGCTCGTCGAGCACGCGGGCCGGGGCGTGTTCGCCGGACTGCCCTCGCCCTTCACCGCCACGCGCTACCACTCGCTGGCCGCCGAGCCGGGGACCGTGCCGGCCGACCTTGAGGTCACGGCCCGTACCCACGACGGGATCATCATGGGTCTCAGACATCGCGAACTCCCGGTCGAGGGAGTGCAGTTCCACCCCGAGTCCGTGCTGACCGAACACGGTCACCGCATGCTGGCCAACTGGCTGGCCGAGTGCGGCGACCAGGGAGCCGTGGCCAGGTCGGCGGGGCTCGCCCCGGTGGTGGGCAGGGTCACGGCGTGA
- a CDS encoding class E sortase, which produces MTALRPERDSAAPYGEDAGYGSAAAFEAPGAGGAMRAAVDGLADPLSDPLPGRRQPAAPEQGWYDPQTYAPDWSVGQNAQSTSTYADPAGRGQAEPAHGYSAPAAPQQPYAAPQAHAHTQQPYAQQPQPQQAYGQAQSGYPGYQEPRPQYGEAYAPAAPVAPAAQPLPDAQPYTPSYEPSPSAEETVALRVADIGSIASRQKPSAASEGPVAAPGPSGAPGGRAARRKASRRHGRHGGADTGGMHEEQTEADAADAPVSRAAARRAAKARKPGAAVMASRAIGEVFITTGVLMLLFVTYQLYWTNIRAHAQADSEASSLQDDWASGKGAPGTFEPGQGFALLHIPKLDVVVPIAEGTDKKRVLDRGMVGHYAEDGVKTAMPDAKKGNFGLAGHRNTHGEPFRYINRLKPGDAIVVETQNKYFVYKMASILPVTPPSNTSVLDAVPKGSTFKSAGRYITLTTCTPEFTSKYRMIVWGTMVEERSRDKGKPDELVG; this is translated from the coding sequence GTGACCGCGCTGCGCCCCGAGCGCGACAGTGCCGCCCCGTACGGCGAGGACGCCGGGTACGGGAGCGCTGCGGCGTTCGAGGCGCCGGGTGCCGGCGGCGCCATGCGGGCCGCCGTGGACGGGCTGGCGGACCCGCTCAGCGATCCCCTGCCGGGCCGACGGCAGCCCGCGGCGCCGGAGCAGGGGTGGTACGACCCGCAGACGTACGCACCGGACTGGAGCGTCGGGCAGAACGCCCAGAGCACCTCGACGTACGCGGATCCGGCGGGCCGTGGGCAGGCGGAGCCCGCGCACGGCTATTCGGCACCGGCCGCGCCGCAACAGCCGTACGCGGCACCCCAGGCACACGCGCACACTCAGCAGCCCTACGCGCAGCAGCCCCAGCCCCAGCAGGCGTACGGGCAGGCGCAGTCGGGGTACCCCGGCTACCAGGAGCCGCGGCCGCAGTACGGCGAGGCGTACGCGCCCGCCGCCCCGGTCGCGCCCGCCGCCCAGCCGCTGCCGGACGCCCAGCCCTACACACCGTCGTACGAGCCTTCTCCGTCCGCCGAAGAGACCGTCGCCCTGCGCGTCGCCGACATCGGGTCCATAGCGAGCCGTCAGAAGCCCTCAGCGGCCTCTGAGGGCCCCGTGGCGGCTCCGGGGCCCTCGGGGGCCCCGGGAGGCCGCGCGGCCCGGCGCAAGGCCTCCAGGCGCCACGGACGGCACGGCGGGGCCGACACCGGCGGGATGCACGAGGAGCAGACGGAGGCCGACGCGGCCGACGCGCCCGTCTCGCGCGCGGCGGCCCGGCGCGCGGCGAAGGCGCGCAAGCCCGGGGCGGCCGTGATGGCGAGCCGCGCGATCGGCGAGGTGTTCATCACCACCGGTGTACTGATGCTGCTGTTCGTGACCTACCAGCTGTACTGGACGAACATACGGGCCCACGCGCAGGCCGACAGCGAGGCCAGCAGCCTCCAGGACGACTGGGCGAGCGGCAAGGGCGCTCCGGGCACGTTCGAGCCGGGGCAGGGCTTCGCCCTGCTGCACATCCCCAAGCTCGACGTCGTCGTCCCGATCGCCGAGGGCACCGACAAGAAGCGGGTCCTGGACCGCGGCATGGTGGGCCACTACGCCGAGGACGGCGTGAAGACCGCGATGCCGGACGCCAAGAAGGGCAACTTCGGGCTCGCGGGCCACCGCAACACCCACGGCGAACCGTTCCGCTACATCAACCGTCTCAAGCCGGGCGACGCGATCGTCGTGGAGACGCAGAACAAGTACTTCGTCTACAAGATGGCCTCGATCCTGCCGGTGACGCCACCGAGCAACACGTCTGTCCTGGACGCGGTTCCCAAGGGATCGACCTTCAAGTCGGCGGGCCGCTACATCACTCTCACCACCTGCACCCCGGAATTCACCAGTAAGTACCGGATGATCGTCTGGGGCACGATGGTCGAGGAACGATCGCGCGACAAGGGCAAACCGGACGAACTCGTCGGCTGA
- a CDS encoding class E sortase — protein MAATTDHEEHTDAPASPPAPRRRGGGPIATAVSVLGELLITAGLVLGLFVVYSLWWTNVIADREADKQGDKVRDHWAEDRGPVGLDTKDGIGFLHVPAMKNGEVLVKKGTATKLLNNGIAGYYTNPVKSALPQDEKGNFSLAAHRDGHGAKFHNIDKLKKGDAIVFETKDDWYVYKVYATLPETSKYNVNVLGAVPKESGKAKAGRYITLTTCTPVYTSRYRYVVWGELDRVEKVDDERTPPAELR, from the coding sequence GTGGCAGCGACGACCGACCACGAAGAGCACACGGACGCGCCGGCGTCCCCGCCCGCGCCGCGGCGCCGCGGCGGCGGCCCGATCGCGACGGCCGTCAGCGTCCTGGGCGAACTCCTCATCACGGCGGGCCTGGTCCTCGGCCTGTTCGTCGTCTACTCCCTGTGGTGGACGAACGTGATCGCGGACCGCGAGGCCGACAAGCAGGGCGACAAGGTGCGCGACCACTGGGCCGAGGACCGCGGTCCGGTCGGCCTGGACACCAAGGACGGCATCGGCTTCCTGCACGTCCCGGCGATGAAGAACGGCGAGGTGCTGGTCAAGAAGGGCACCGCCACGAAGCTGCTCAACAACGGCATCGCCGGCTACTACACGAACCCCGTCAAGTCCGCGCTCCCGCAGGACGAGAAGGGCAATTTCTCGCTGGCCGCCCACCGTGACGGGCACGGCGCGAAGTTCCACAACATCGACAAGCTCAAGAAGGGCGACGCGATCGTCTTCGAGACCAAGGACGACTGGTACGTCTACAAGGTCTACGCGACGCTTCCGGAGACGTCGAAGTACAACGTCAACGTCCTCGGGGCGGTCCCCAAGGAGTCGGGGAAGGCGAAGGCGGGCCGCTACATCACGCTGACGACCTGCACGCCGGTCTACACGTCCCGCTACCGGTACGTGGTCTGGGGCGAGCTGGACCGCGTGGAGAAGGTCGACGACGAACGGACGCCCCCGGCGGAGCTGCGCTGA
- the pknB gene encoding Stk1 family PASTA domain-containing Ser/Thr kinase gives MEEPRRLGGRYELGHVLGRGGMAEVHLAHDTRLGRTVAVKTLRADLARDPSFQARFRREAQSAASLNHPAIVAVYDTGEDYIEGISIPYIVMEYVDGSTLRELLHSGRKLLPERTLEMTIGILQALEYSHRAGIVHRDIKPANVMLTRNGQVKVMDFGIARAMGDSGMTMTQTAAVIGTAQYLSPEQAKGEPVDARSDLYSAGCLLYELLTVRPPFIGDSPVAVAYQHVREEPQPPSVFDPEITPEMDAIVLKALTKDPDYRYQSADEMRMDIEACLDGQPVAATAAMGSVGYGGYPDDQPTTALRSSDGQHTTMLPPQNPDDGAFGYDDRAGRRRQQKKSNTSTILLVVAGVLVLIGAILIGKWAFTGDGGSGNNTFDAPNFVNRTEADAKQQATNRELELTINRKPCENTVKGSVCDQSPAAKTQVKKGDTITLTVSTGAPKVAVPNVIDDSVDAATKKLESDKYEFEVKTESKESSEDPGTVLDQDPSSGEEVEKGSTITLTVAKEKEQSTVPDVGGQSCDQAKAQMEQNDLTGTCTEVETDDDNLVGKVVATSPQAGSPADPGSTVTIQIGKKKQEEEPQKFAMPKVTQMTLAQAKQVLSQSQLQLGNVNGSQDDNAIVLASDPGQGNEVKAGDKVNLVTVDTGGGNNGGGNGGGFLGGGSG, from the coding sequence ATGGAAGAGCCGCGTCGCCTCGGCGGCCGGTACGAGCTGGGCCACGTGCTCGGCCGTGGTGGCATGGCGGAGGTACACCTCGCCCATGACACCCGGCTCGGCCGCACGGTAGCGGTGAAGACGCTGCGAGCGGACCTCGCGCGCGACCCGTCGTTCCAGGCCCGGTTCCGCCGGGAGGCCCAGTCGGCCGCCTCGCTCAACCATCCCGCGATCGTCGCCGTGTACGACACGGGTGAGGACTACATCGAGGGCATCTCCATCCCGTACATCGTGATGGAGTACGTCGACGGGTCCACGCTGCGCGAACTGCTGCACTCCGGGCGCAAGCTGCTGCCCGAGCGCACCCTGGAGATGACCATCGGCATCCTCCAGGCCCTTGAGTACTCGCACCGCGCCGGCATCGTGCACCGCGACATCAAGCCCGCGAACGTCATGCTGACGCGCAACGGCCAGGTCAAGGTCATGGACTTCGGCATCGCCCGCGCGATGGGCGACTCCGGTATGACGATGACGCAGACCGCGGCGGTCATAGGGACCGCGCAGTACCTCTCTCCGGAGCAGGCGAAGGGCGAGCCGGTCGACGCCCGCTCCGACCTGTACTCGGCGGGTTGTCTGCTGTACGAGCTCCTGACGGTGCGCCCGCCGTTCATCGGGGACTCCCCGGTGGCGGTCGCGTACCAACACGTGCGCGAGGAGCCGCAGCCGCCGAGCGTCTTCGACCCCGAGATCACGCCCGAGATGGACGCCATCGTCCTGAAGGCGCTGACCAAGGACCCGGACTACCGCTACCAGTCCGCCGACGAGATGCGGATGGACATCGAGGCCTGCCTCGACGGCCAGCCGGTCGCGGCCACCGCCGCCATGGGCTCGGTCGGCTACGGCGGCTACCCGGACGACCAGCCGACCACCGCCCTGCGCTCCTCGGACGGCCAGCACACCACGATGCTGCCTCCGCAGAACCCGGACGACGGGGCCTTCGGCTACGACGACCGGGCCGGCCGGCGCCGCCAGCAGAAGAAGAGCAACACCTCGACGATCCTCCTGGTCGTCGCCGGTGTGCTCGTGCTGATCGGCGCGATCCTCATCGGCAAGTGGGCGTTCACCGGGGACGGCGGCAGCGGGAACAACACGTTCGACGCGCCGAACTTCGTGAACCGGACCGAGGCCGACGCCAAACAGCAGGCGACCAATCGCGAGCTCGAACTCACGATCAACCGCAAGCCGTGCGAGAACACGGTCAAGGGCAGCGTCTGCGACCAGAGCCCGGCCGCGAAGACCCAGGTCAAGAAGGGCGACACGATCACCCTGACGGTGTCGACGGGGGCGCCGAAGGTGGCGGTTCCCAACGTCATCGACGACTCCGTGGACGCCGCGACCAAGAAGCTTGAGAGCGATAAGTACGAGTTCGAGGTCAAGACGGAGAGCAAGGAGTCCAGCGAGGACCCCGGCACCGTCCTCGACCAGGACCCGTCCTCGGGCGAAGAGGTCGAGAAGGGCTCCACGATCACGCTCACCGTCGCCAAGGAGAAGGAACAGTCCACCGTTCCCGACGTCGGCGGTCAGAGCTGTGACCAGGCCAAGGCCCAGATGGAACAGAACGATCTGACGGGTACCTGCACAGAGGTGGAGACCGACGACGACAACCTGGTCGGCAAGGTCGTCGCGACCTCGCCGCAGGCGGGCTCGCCGGCCGACCCGGGGTCGACGGTCACCATCCAGATCGGCAAGAAGAAGCAGGAAGAGGAGCCGCAGAAGTTCGCCATGCCGAAGGTGACCCAGATGACCCTCGCGCAGGCGAAGCAGGTCCTCTCGCAGAGTCAGCTCCAGCTCGGCAACGTCAACGGATCGCAGGACGACAACGCCATCGTCCTCGCCAGCGACCCCGGTCAGGGCAACGAGGTGAAGGCCGGCGACAAGGTCAACCTCGTCACGGTCGACACCGGCGGCGGGAACAACGGCGGCGGCAACGGCGGCGGCTTCCTCGGAGGCGGCTCGGGCTGA